In the genome of Acidobacteriota bacterium, the window CAATTGAGACGCCTATTATTTGTCCGGCCGAAACTATTTTGGGCAAATACGGCGAGGAAGGGGATCGACTTACCTATTCATTCAAAGATCGCGGCGGGAGACTCATTGCGCTGCCGTATGATTTGACCGTGCCATTTGCGCGTTTTGTTTCGGCCAATTATCAAGAATTGCCAATTCCTTTCAAACGCTATCAAATTCAACGTGTTTGGCGGGCAGAAAAACCGCAAAAAGGCCGCCTGCGCGAATTTTATCAATGCGATATTGACATCATCGGATCAGAAAGTCTCATCTGCGAGGCAGAAATTGCCAAAATAATTATCACGGTGTTTGAGAGACTGTGCATTCCCGATATCACGGTTAAAGTGAATTCAAGGCGACTGATGAATGCTGTATTGCAATCATACAACGTCAATCAAAGCGATGGCTTAGCCGCCATTCGGATTATCGATAAGATTGCCAAGATTGGAAAAGAAGCTGTTATCTCTGAATTACAGAAGATGGGGATTGATAATGCCGAGAAGATAATTGAGATACTTACAGCCGAAGAGACAAATAAAAGCACCCTCAGAAAACTCTCCAAATACGATACGGCTGAATTGGCAGAATTTTCAGCTTATTGTGAAAATCTTGGCATACCAGAGAAAAATCTCCAAATTGATCCAACGTTGGCCAGAGGCCTTGATTACTATACTGGTCTCACCTTCGAGGTAATTACTGAACTTTGGCAAAAATTTTTGATAAAGGTATTGACAGAAATTTTTTTTGTCATATAATCAGATATGTATAATAGCTTATCTGATATAAGCCATGATGAGCAGAAAAAGGATCAGAACCCTGAGG includes:
- a CDS encoding HisS family protein, whose translation is MNGFFIFINQLPIIMNKIQPTILKGTRDFLPQEMMRRNAVMEIIRKAFEQFGYSPIETPIICPAETILGKYGEEGDRLTYSFKDRGGRLIALPYDLTVPFARFVSANYQELPIPFKRYQIQRVWRAEKPQKGRLREFYQCDIDIIGSESLICEAEIAKIIITVFERLCIPDITVKVNSRRLMNAVLQSYNVNQSDGLAAIRIIDKIAKIGKEAVISELQKMGIDNAEKIIEILTAEETNKSTLRKLSKYDTAELAEFSAYCENLGIPEKNLQIDPTLARGLDYYTGLTFEVITELWQKFLIKVLTEIFFVI